A window of Nocardia arthritidis genomic DNA:
GCGGCGCTGCGTGGTTCACTGCAGCTGCGGCATGTGGACGCGGGCTCGTGCAATGGCTGCGAGCTGGAGATCTCGGGAGCGTTCGGCCCGGTTTACGACGCCGAGCGGTACGGTGCGCGCCTGGTGGCGTCGCCGCGCCATGCCGACGGGCTGCTGGTCACCGGTGTGGTGACGCGGAATATGGCCGAGGCCCTGCGCCGCACCCATGCCGCGACACCCGAACCCCGGGTGGTGGTCGCGTGCGGTGA
This region includes:
- a CDS encoding NADH-quinone oxidoreductase subunit B family protein; its protein translation is MGWARKILRVGRIAEPAPEPPGSAETPAALRGSLQLRHVDAGSCNGCELEISGAFGPVYDAERYGARLVASPRHADGLLVTGVVTRNMAEALRRTHAATPEPRVVVACGDCALNRGVFADAYGVVGAVGDVLDVDVRIPGCPPTPEAIVAALRSVTGR